The segment CTGTCTGACATGTAGTCTCTGTCCTCTGCAACGCTCTGTAAATATGCCcgttctctcttctctctctctattagTAGCACATCTTTTCTACGATTAATGCCCATCTCCAAGTACCTAAGCTTGGCATCaatctctttctcctcctcatcgaGCTCTGCTTGTCTTTTGCGGAGCTTTGAAGACTCACGTTCAACGAGATCTAGCTCACGATCAATGTCTTGCAGGATCTTAGCACGTGCCATGTTGGAATTGCGGCACATTCTTCGACGGGCCGAACCAGTGGTGGTTGCTGTCTGACCACTTGTTGTTGACTCGTCCTCTGATGGTGGATTGGGGAGAGTCCTCTTCACCTTCTTTTGAGTGCCTGTTGGTGTGCCACCTGATCCTTTACCCTGGAAGAAAAGTGAACAAGACAATGGTTTTCTTAATCCCCAAAGTAAATGAGAACAACAatcttctatatatatatatatatatatatatatatatatatatatatatatatatatatatatatatatatatatatatatatatatatcagttatGTAGTCCTCAGAATTTTAATAATGACTCTCTGAACCACATTAGTTTGATAATTGTTATGTGATCAAAGTTAGAAAGAAGATGAAGTCATGATTTAAAGATAAGGACATGGACATTGTGCATAGTGTCAGAGCACCTTTTGAGCCTACCAGTAAGGTATTCCTGCCCATAAATGTTACTCACTTCTCCCTAAATTGTACATGCCtaaattttgaaaaaaacataatattcTTACAGTTAAAATAAACCCCAATATTAGCAAGTGCCTATGTTCTCATATTAATGACAATTAAAGTGATAATTACTAGGTGATAGGTGATAGTACTTACATTATCACCATACTGGGTGCCAAATGTTGCCCTTTCTTCTCCTGTTGGACTCATGGGCTTAGGGTCAGACATGGATCTCTGCATGGCTTTGGGTCCCCTGGGACTTGCTGGAGAGGTTTTTGATGGATCTGTACTTCCTCTTAGCTTTTGTGGGCTTGTATCACCCAATGATTTCTCATAGGACACAAACTCAAGGGATTTGCTTGGGGATATACAGGGAGATATGGGGGAATATAGCACGTTGAGAGATTTAGGAGGGGCCTGAAGTGTAGATGAATCACCTTTGAGGTTAGGAGACTGGCCTATTTCTAAGGGGGTGGGTCGTTTCTTTGGTGAGGTATTTTCAGAGTCAGACAGCTCCAGCCTGGAGTCTATTCGAATGTTCCCTTCTGTATCTGTTTGTATAGAAATCTCAGTGTGGGCTTTAAGAGACATATCTGACTGTCCAGCCCTATCACCCCTGGCAGTGCGTGGCCGGCTTTGTCGGTTTCTGGTCTGAGCCTCCCATTCGTCTTGATCTTCATCATCAGTCTGCACACAACTGTCAACACTCTTTTTAgcacttctcttttttctccctgttgTGTAAGCTTTGCTGACTgcctcatcctcttcatctgTCTGGCACCCACTATCTGTGATCTTTCGGGACAGTACTGTGCCATCAGGTCCTAAGACAAGTGCCTCCTGCACGCCATGCCCTGGTAGGTCCCCACCCGGGTACATCTGACGAAGCTTTTGTTCTTCCAGTTGCATGCGCAGCTGCTCTTGGAGTCTCTGAATCTGTtcaagctgctgctgttgttgggCATATGTTTCTTTCTGCATCATAAGGTGAGCCTGTCTTTCATCTTCTTGTTGGTTCAGGATATGTTGCTTCATGGACTGCAGCTCCTCCAGTTCCTTCTGCACCAAGAGTTGTTCGTGCTCTCGGAACCGTTGAATCTCTTGGCGCTCCCACTCCAATTCCTCGGCCAACCGCTGTTGATTGAGTTTCTCCATCTCTAGCCTCTCACGCTCTACCTGATACTGGCCATCCCCAGGAACCATGGGTGAAGACAGAGCCTCCAGTGAAGCAGCTATGGCCTCCAGGGATGCATCAGTGTAGGTGTCAAGGGATAAAGAGGTTATTCCTCTGCCAACAGCAGCAGTACTACCACCTCTAGAGATCTCCAGATTGAGTGGGGCATCTTCTTGTTCCTCTGTtgcagaagaggagagggtcGACAGGAAACTATGGGACCTTGTAAGTGGTAAGTTTTGGAGGTTGGACAGGGAAGGCATTGTATCGCTGGTATGCATACCTgaaagtgtgttgtgtgttgtactAAAGATAGACCCAGGTTGGGTGGTAATAGCATACGTAGAAGGAATTGGTGCTGCAACAGAGGAATAGACCACCCCATTTGATGACCTTAAGACACTGCTTGTACCAAAGAGTGTACCAACAGCACTTGTGACTCTGCTTTGGGAATAGGGTGGGATTGTCATTCCGGTGTAAGTCCCTTTCTTGGAGTAGTCAACAGCTTCACCTGTCAAAAGTCAAAAATATCAGTTGAGTCCAAATAATGCAGACTTATTTAATGTTGAAGCAAGCCATGCCATatctaaataatgaaaaaaagtggaaagggaaaaaaatccAACGTTGAGAAGTGCAACAAGTTTAAACAAGATGTACAATAACAGCATGCAAGCACATGCATAAATATGACGGTGAAAgggcaaaaaataaatgaattttaaaaaaaattgtccaTGCAAAACcaaaaggcaaacaaaaagaaatgccaAATTAGCCATGAATGAGTCGAGGCAGTTCAAAGTGAAATTTAAGTGACAAATCTGCAATGTCACTGCACTGACCTGCATCAGAAATCTTTGCTGAGGTAAGATCTACCGCACCCTCTGTGGTACCACTGAAATTATAGCTGTTCTTACTCTTGTAAAAGAATAGGCCAGCCTCTGCTAGGTTAGTGTCTGACATCGACGGTTTAATTCCACCAAACCCTTTCATGCCGTAAGGGGATCGGTCATACTGGTAATGGTCATCACGATATCCAAAACGATCTTCAGGCAGAGGTGTTGTAGGTTGCTGAGTAGTGCAGCTTCCTGCAAATGGTAGCTTGTACACAACATCACAGCACACAGCTCTGTTTCCTGCAGTCAGATCCACTGGTTTGCCATCGTCATCTGTGATTACAGCTGTAACCACCTCCGCAGAGGCGGCATCCACCCAATACCATAGTGTTGAATGCTTTGTTGTGCTAAGGTCAACGGCTCCAGCCACTGTGGTTGCACCCAGAGTTAATCCATTGGCAACACAACCTGCATTACAAATGGGTGCAATAGTGACAGGAGTGGTCTGGAAAGTTCCTCCAAATGTGCTTGATCCAACTGATAGGTTAATAGGGATTTCTATACCAGCAGGAGTTAAGGTCTGAGAATCAATTGGCCGATATATGATTTGAGAAACAGGTTCAAAtgctttattttttgttaactgAAGGGGCACTGAAGATACTTGAGAGATATCTACATTGTCACATTGTTCGATTGTGGCAGCACAGGTCACAATGGTGATACTATCAGTCACTATAGAAACAGTGGATGATTCGGCACTGAGATTGACCACAGGAGACTGCACTGCACTGTTCTGACGACTGACTTCAGTTGCAAAGGACTGACGTCTTGAGTCTGGGCCAGCAGACAGATCCACACCATTCATGTCTGATTGTGGGTCCACCTTTACAGTCCTAAGATCTACAACCTCAAAAGGTTGGACGGCCTGTCCATTCTGTGCTGGTAATTGGGGCTTAGGTTTCTCCATTGAAATTGGGACACCATTTGCCCTCGGAGCTGGCACTGGTGGTTGTGTCCTTTCATGAACAACAGAGACAGTGGTCCTTTGGACTTCTGTGGTGACCACTTGAGAGATCAGATTGGGCATAACCACAGGTGGCTGTGCAGAGGCAGATATAGCCTCAATTATATGACAAGAACTAGACACGTGTTTTTCTGGGCCACAAAACTCTTGACTTTCAATAGATTCTGTGACCCTTGTGTATGCCAGAGGCACTCTGGTTGTTTGAGGAGGGGTTGGTTgtggttgctgctgctgtggataAGATTGAAGTTGCGGTTGTGGTTGGTGATAACTTTGGGGCTGAGTTGGGCGTGAAGGAGATGCTGGGCCAGGGCTAGAGGGAGCTTGAGTTGAGATACTGTCTACTGGAGAGCTGGGCTGAGATGGCAGTGTTATGACTACATATGTTTCACGATTTCTGGCATATCTTGGAGAACAGGGAGACTTTGGGGAGGGTTGAAACAGCTTGCTCTCAGACGAAGGACTCAGATTCAGAGCTATGTCAGTCGGACCAGTGGGAAGTACAGTTGGTCTTGGTGGGTGTGGGACATGGGCAGGTGAAGAAGGCTGTGAGCCAGGCTTTGGTGCAATTGGTGGTTTGACAGCATGTCCTGGTCGGTGGCTATCCACAATCCCGGCATGAATGGATGGCTTTGGAGCAACAGGAGGGGGAACATGAGGCTTGTAAATTGGTGTAACTGCTTGTCTTGTAGGCGGACCTTGGGCTGCAGTCATAGCCACTATCTCGGGCCTGATTGGAGTTGCTGAAGCCTGAGGTGGAAGTGGAACTGGAGCTTTCCTGGGAAAAACCGTAGGTTTTGGTGGGGTGGGAGGAGGCAGTGGTGGTGCAACAGGTACTTCTGCTTTTTCCTGAGAATTAGCCTGACGCAGGATGCTAGGTTGGGAGGTAAAGGTGGGGCAGTTGACACTACGCTAGGAATACTGGGTGGTGTACTGGGGGACTGTGGGCAAGGGTGAAACACTCGGCAATTATTGGGACTGATGTTTTTGGAAGTGCACAAGATAAGTCAACAACATCATGCTGGGATTCTGTGATTGTGGTATGAGGTTGCTGATATGATGTGGATGATGGAGGGGACTCGGAAAACCCTGTCAGAGGCTCAGTTTCCATAGCTGCTGGTTTGTCTGTTCCTCTAGTTAtatcttcctcctttttaattATACTCTCGTCATCAGAGGACAATTCTCCTGAAGAGCACTGTGTCACCTTTAAGTCTGGAATGGGGTGGAGTGCCCTTCTAGATGCTGTTGCTTCCATTTCTGGCTCCGGCTGAGTTGGACTTGTTCCAGGAGTCAGTATTCTTTTAATTAGCTCTTCATAGGCAGTTTCAGCATCCAACAAAGGCTTCCCATCTTTGCTTAATGTTACTGTGGTGCTTTTGGAAAAGGTATTCTCAGCAGGTTGCAACACAATTTCTGGATTAGTGCTTCCCATTTTTGGATGCATGTTTTGATATTCCTGCTCCAGCTGCATGaattccttccttttctttatcATGTCTTCATAAACTTCATCTGGTGATCTCAGTGTTTTGGGCTGAGCAGGAACAACAATCTTCTCTGGCCCACTCAGATCAGCTGTTGAATTGTCAATAAGAGATGCATAGGCATAATCTTCAATCAGCATGCCCCCATAAAGCGATTCTTTTCCGGTTTGAATCTCACCTTTGTCAAGCGTTGGAGACATAGCCCTGAGCATTATTCCTCATAAGCCTCATCAGCAGTTTTGAGAGTTTGTTTCTGTGGTTGATCAATATTTGATCATCTGTTGGGGAGTTAAGAGATACTGATATAGGAAGTGGATAGGGTTTTCTGAACTGCCGCAATCTTTGCAGCATGGATTTCAAATCCTTCAGAATCCGATTCAACACTGGGGGAGAAATCAGAGCAGGATGATCGTCCTGATTTCCTCCATCTCAGCTTCTTGCCTTGAGTTCCTCGGTTGGTGAAGCATCTTCAATGGGGGAAAGGTTGCTTGGAGGTGTCTTTGGACGCTCTCGCCTCCTCTGGGCTCGAATctcttctttgtctttcttgGACTTTTTCCCTGATCCCTTCTGTTTTTCTTGCTCCCTGAgcagctcctcttcttcccgtaactcttcctcttcagaagAATCTTCAATAGTTGGCAGCGTTTGACCAGGTTGTCTGTGTTTGGCTTTCCTGTGGTTGCTTACCCTCACCAGAACGGATATGGCTGGGACTACTACTGTCACTGTCTTCATCCAGTGATGAGAGGGATGTTGGGGATGTCCCAGAGTGAAGCTGGATGCATGAAGACTAGATGACCCTCACCTCTAGATCGATCATCTGGAGAGTCTTGTGAGGCTTTCCATTTCAGGCTATCCATCATCATTAGGTATATGTATCGGGTGCTGGTTGAATTCAGTTCCATTAGTTCGTGAATTTTGCGAACTCCAGTACCACTCCCCTACCTTCAATTCTGTCCTTCCTCTTTTGAACATATTAGTTGTAGCCAATGAGCCACATAGTTGTTTACCCTCGTCATCATCTGGACTTATAGTGCTTTTCTTGGTAAGTCGCCTGGCTTTTCCGGATGTACTCCTCTCTACAGCCTCAGTTGTCTTCTCTTCCATTTGTTTCTTCTCATTCTCTCTTATCTTGCGTCTGATGAGGTTCTCCTCATCAGACGGGGAAGCATCCTCATTTTCACTCATTTCCATTATCTGTTTTCGAATAAATTCCTCATCATTCCCCAGACATCGGGCTTTCTTTTCCAAAGCTTTCACTGCTTATCATCAAGGGAATCTGCCCTGACATCCATGGGCACAAGTAGCTTTTCTTTGTGGTACCTTTGGTATTCTTCTCAGAAAGGTCTCGGTCATCGTCCTGAGCTGGTGAGTCAGGTGAGAGAGGAAGCACCTCTAATTTGCGTTCTGCTCTTCAAGGTGTCTGTTagtttctcctcctcatcctttaGTTGTGTGGTCGCCTGGGCCTCAAGAATGGGTAGGACTGTGCTTTCCAGCTTGGCTAGGTCTGATGGACTGGTGGGACTGCTGTCCTTGGCAGCTATATCTTTCTCTCCAGGATCTTTAAAGGTTATCCACTGTTTTCCACCTGTTGAAGTGAAATACAACAATTATTGTATGCCCTAGAAACTGCAAACTATATTTTTCCCAATACATATATTTCCACTCTTCGGATTTTTGATACATACAGTCCAAAATCGAAACATTACTCTATTGTGCAGTGTATGATATTAACTTTCAATATGgtacacattttcattcagcCCTTTCCATATAACTGAAAttcacatatataataatatatacatgtatatacctATATACATGTGTTAAATACAGCCACATCAAATCAGTGTCCTAGCACTACTTCTACTAAATACTATGGTCACCTCAGAGACTGCATCTTCTTCACAAGGCTTTTCCAGAGGCTGAGCTACaacctcctttttctcctccatgTTAGTGTTCTTCTCTTTCAGGCCTTTGACCTGCTCACTAACTACAGACAATGGGATTTCAGGTTCTGCTTCAAGGACTAAAGCTACTGATACAACGACATCTCCATTAAAAGCTGTATCTGATACTTCATCCTTCTTTGACACTGTGTCCTTTCCTACATCACACTCTGCATTGTCATCTTTGTCACAAAATATGTGTGTCTCTGATACTGAAGTAACTTCCTGGATGTTGGCAGCAACAGATTCTGACAGAACTAATTTGTTGTCaagtttttcttccttttctttgatTGTTTGCTCTGCAACTTTCTCTAGTGGTTTCTCATCACGGCCCATCAGAGCtaatgtctccctctctccttcttgtTGATTTTCAGCAATACAATAGTTTGTATTTTGTGAAGAAGCTTCTATCTCTTCGTGAATTAGTTTCTTCTCACAGGCTTCATCTCTGACTTGCGTCTCACTAAAGACAGCTGAGGATGACACCATATCTACACTTTGCATTGATTCCATGACATTGCCCTTTTGCTCTTGAGAATCAGGAGATGGAATTACTGTAATTGGAGATTTATCACATGCTTTTAATATATTATCTATGGGTGtctgtgtttcctctttctgtgctACACTCTCTGCTGTGACCATgggcttttctttctcttctgacTTCTCTGGCAGTAAAACTGTCTCTACAATGCTATTATCAGCAGATGATGGCTCATACTTTGgtcctgtttttttctctttatgtaTCGGTATCTCTTCTGTCGGTATCTCTTCTTTATGTATCGTTatctcttctgtttttttctctttatgtaTCGGTATCTCTTCTGTCGGTATCTCTTCTTTATGTATCGTTatctcttctgtttttttctctttatgtaTCGGTatctcttctgtttttttctctttatgtaTCGGTATCTCTTCTGTCGGTATGTCTTCTTTATGTATCGGTATCTCTTCTGTTATTTTCTCTTTATGTATCGGTATCTCTTCTGTTGGAATCTCTTCAGCAACAGTCTGGGCTGGCTCTcttgtggttctggttctttctTCTCTATTACaggacacacagtctctgtTTCAGTAAAGGAGGGGGCTGGACTTGATCAGCATTATCAATATTCTCCTTTTGAGGTTTCTGGTAATTTGCTTTCTCAACTATGTTCTGTTCAATTGCCTCTTCTTCCAAAGCTTTCCCTTCGTCAGCTCTTGCCTCAATTGCCTTCTCCGCGGCTGCATTATTCTGAACCCCCTCTTCTTCAAAGGCTTTGTCATTAGATGATTTATTCTCAATTCCTGCCTTCTCAACAGCTCTATCCTCAATGGTTTCTTTTTCAACAGCGTTCTCCTCAATCATTGTTTCTTCAGCAGTGTCCTTTACTGTTACCATCTCAACTCTTGCTTTCTCATCAGCTATTTTATGCTCAGCTGTTTCCCcttcaataattattttttctaaaactttATGTTCATCGGTTTTCTCCTCTATTGCTTCTTCCAGAGCTTTGGTTTCTCCTCAATTGGAGTAACATCGAGGTGACTTTTCGGCTGGGTCAAGTGGAGTAGGCTCCTCCTCTTTATCTATGggtttgtttttcacttttatttacatGACTTTCCTCCTCTGAAGCTAAACAGGATATGTGTTGTCTGACACTACTGAAAAACTCTCAGATTCAATGCATTTAGCTGTCTCTGGTTTAATTCTTGCTGGGTCTGATCAGATTTGGGGACTTCAGCATTGTCAACAGGAACTACATTTTCTGCAACCTCAACTGCAGAGGAAGGAACGCCTTCACTGCATACTGGATTATCGATCATAGGTTCTGGTTCTACCTTTATTTCTTCAGTAATTTCATTCTTGACATCAGATGCTACACTGCCAACCTCAAATGTTGCAGTCACTTCCGTTTGCTCCACATTAAAAGCTGAGTCTACTCTATTTGATCGAGTTTGACTTGCTGGAGTAGCTTTATCTATCTGGTGTTCCTCATTTGGCATAGCGACCTTTACCTCTGTATTGTCTCATCTTTTACATTCGTAGCTAAATAATCTAGTTTTGAATCAAGCTGAACAGGGATTTCTGTGAGACTGTTGTTTGGATTGAGGCAGATTGTGGCTCAACTGAATTAGTTGTCACTTCCAGAAGATTTTCTGGTGTGGACTCCACTTTCTCATTAACTGTCAGGGGAGCAGCAGCCTCACTCTGAGTAATCTTGGGATTTGGCTCTGTTTCCACCTCAGCAGGGACTGTCTTGTCTAAACCTGTATAAGTCAATATATTTTGTGTCTCACTTTCCACAGGGGGAGAAAAGACCTCTGCCCCCATTCTCAGGGTTACTTTGTTGTGGCTCAACTGCTGGGGTTTCACTGACAGGTGCACTCTGTGCTTGTTGCTCAACATTAGATGGCTCTGTCTCAGAGTGAGGATGGCCCTCTGATGCTTTCTCAGAGCTACTCTGTTTTTGCTCAACTGCTGGTATTTCACTGACAGTTGCACTTTGTTGATCAGCAGCAGGTGACCCTGTCTCAGGGTGAGAgtggtcctcttctctttcctcagAGTCTGGTCTGTTGTTGCCTCGACGGCTGGTTTTTGGAGGGATACCTTGAGCTACACTGTCTGCAATTAAAGCTTGTTGTTCTGGTTGAATTATATGCTCAAACCCTGGTTCAGCTACTATtggttctttttgttcttttgactGTGGTGTTTCCTCATGGGTGCTATCAAGAGGAGGGGCACTAACGGAAAGAGGGGCATCATGATGAGGTGAAATTAATGCATCAAGTGTGGGAGAGGTTTCGGGTACTACCTTGGTATCAGGAGCTAGTGGGGTTAGGTCTGATGCCTCTACTACAGGTTTTCTATCtacaggagcaggagcaggggcaggggtggaagagggagcaggagaaggtGGTTGCTTCTGTGGGGAAACCATGGCTGGAGGTGGCATTTCTCCCAGCTGGCCCGACATGGCTCTTTGGGTCTGACAGCTGAGGCAAAGCCATTCTTTCTGTAAGACAAAGAACACAATTCATATTAATTGTTGTTTGCTGCAATATTATTTCTACAACTAAATTAGAAAATAATTGACTGGCATATAACTGTCATATTGGGTTTTGAATTGGACAAAATGACAACGCTGATGACAAATTCCGTCAAGAAATTATTTCTATCTTAATTCTAACACAGTTACGTGAACAGATGCGTCTACGTAGTTTAAACGTCACTGTGACAAGGCACCAGAGTAACATCTTCTATTTCAAGGGAAGCTTTTACATTTGTGGGATTTAAGAGGCAGGCCTATGCATAATGCATGGTAATGGGGC is part of the Cyclopterus lumpus isolate fCycLum1 chromosome 23, fCycLum1.pri, whole genome shotgun sequence genome and harbors:
- the LOC117726170 gene encoding LOW QUALITY PROTEIN: protein piccolo-like (The sequence of the model RefSeq protein was modified relative to this genomic sequence to represent the inferred CDS: inserted 6 bases in 6 codons; deleted 10 bases in 10 codons; substituted 1 base at 1 genomic stop codon) — its product is MGNEASLEGGEGPPSGLPEGLAPDGKGGFVRVPDGTPVNLSELSEEQRRQLAAAMSRTQGSQPGGAAAARRTSVSDTHQRSQPAGASRGPTGLSKSRTVDAFNQGVPGKPTPGRSPSSLSLFESRFRQEPKDPETKSSGMFGSGFLSGANPLSAVSSMTSSVSSSISSMGDTVNIPKFGLFGDEEAGDAATTSESKQGGKPPGKGPQQGPGPKGPQQGGPPKQGQGSPGQGPKPGQAPRQGQGQPGQGPKSGQGAPSQGPPGQAPRQGQGQPGQGPSGQQGPKPGQAPPGQVAKQGGPPQQKGGPPQQGPGKPGPKQQGPPGPVAHPGEPVKNGGPSGQQGAGKPGGGLCPLCKTTQLNIGSKDTPNYNNCTECKNQVCSLCGFSPPDSAGKEWLCLNCQMQRAMGGMDPPGMTKPKQGSAPPSPQRQAPGKPGKLLIKQQSVTDQGLTPPTTPRQKSPGPTSPGPLSPGSSLGGSPKIDPKTGRPIQPKSSPQQSPAKAKQESSFFGSLGGISLGGLTDAKPPAAESVTGKLFGGFGGLMESSKPQAQAAPKQQEESVAGKLFGGFGGLKESAKPPAAASQMFSFGSSLLSSATNLVSDEKAAVSPPGSPADSEPGSPLDFGPGSPPDSPFSPPGSPPDSDCAPDTPPAKSKKPPRTMSVEQEEKASAAKPAPAPASEPKGSCPLCNVELNVGSADPPNYSFCTKCKKTVCNLCGFNPTPHLGEKEWLCLSCQTQRAMSGQLGEMPPPAMVSPQKQPPSPAPSSTPAPAPAPVDRKPVVEASDLTPLAPDTKVWITFKDPGEKDIAAKDSSPTSPSDLAKLESTVLPILEAQATTQLKDEEEKLTDTLKSRRKLEVLPLSPDSPAQDDDRDLSEKNTKGTTKXKLLVPMDVRADSLDDSSESFGKESPMSGEDEEFIRKQIMEMSENEDASPSDEENLIRRKIRENEKKQMEEKTTEAVERSTSGKARRLTKKSTISPDDDEGKQLCGSLATTNMFKRGRTELKVGEWYWSSQNSRTNGTEFNQHPIHIPNDDGXPEMESLTDSPDDRSRGXGSSSLHASSFTXGTSPTSLSSLDEDSDSSSPSHIRSGEGKQHRKAKHRQPGQTLPTIEDSSEEEELREEEELLREQEKQKGSGKKSKKDKEEIRAQRRRERPKTPPSNLSPIEDASPTEELRQEAEMEEIRRSSCSDFSPSVESDSEGFEIHAAKIAAVQKTYPLPISVSLNSPTDDXNIDQPQKQTLKTADEAYEEXMLRAMSPTLDKGEIQTGKESLYGGMLIEDYAYASLIDNSTADLSGPEKIVVPAQPKTLRSPDEVYEDMIKKRKEFMQLEQEYQNMHPKMGSTNPEIVLQPAENTFSKSTTVTLSKDGKPLLDAETAYEELIKRILTPGTSPTQPEPEMEATASRRALHPIPDLKVTQCSSGELSSDDESIIKKEEDITRGTDKPAAMETEPLTGFSESPPSSTSYQQPHTTITESQHDVVDLSCALPKTSVPIIPSVSPLPTVPQYTPSIPSVVSTAPPLPPXPSILRQANSQEKAEVPVAPPLPPPTPPKPTVFPRKAPVPLPPQASATPIRPEIVAMTAAQGPPTRQAVTPIYKPHVPPPVAPKPSIHAGIVDSHRPGHAVKPPIAPKPGSQPSSPAHVPHPPRPTVLPTGPTDIALNLSPSSESKLFQPSPKSPCSPRYARNRETYVVITLPSQPSSPVDSISTQAPSSPGPASPSRPTQPQSYHQPQPQLQSYPQQQQPQPTPPQTTRVPLAYTRVTESIESQEFCGPEKHVSSSCHIIEAISASAQPPVVMPNLISQVVTTEVQRTTVSVVHERTQPPVPAPRANGVPISMEKPKPQLPAQNGQAVQPFEVVDLRTVKVDPQSDMNGVDLSAGPDSRRQSFATEVSRQNSAVQSPVVNLSAESSTVSIVTDSITIVTCAATIEQCDNVDISQVSSVPLQLTKNKAFEPVSQIIYRPIDSQTLTPAGIEIPINLSVGSSTFGGTFQTTPVTIAPICNAGCVANGLTLGATTVAGAVDLSTTKHSTLWYWVDAASAEVVTAVITDDDGKPVDLTAGNRAVCCDVVYKLPFAGSCTTQQPTTPLPEDRFGYRDDHYQYDRSPYGMKGFGGIKPSMSDTNLAEAGLFFYKSKNSYNFSGTTEGAVDLTSAKISDAGEAVDYSKKGTYTGMTIPPYSQSRVTSAVGTLFGTSSVLRSSNGVVYSSVAAPIPSTYAITTQPGSIFSTTHNTLSGMHTSDTMPSLSNLQNLPLTRSHSFLSTLSSSATEEQEDAPLNLEISRGGSTAAVGRGITSLSLDTYTDASLEAIAASLEALSSPMVPGDGQYQVERERLEMEKLNQQRLAEELEWERQEIQRFREHEQLLVQKELEELQSMKQHILNQQEDERQAHLMMQKETYAQQQQQLEQIQRLQEQLRMQLEEQKLRQMYPGGDLPGHGVQEALVLGPDGTVLSRKITDSGCQTDEEDEAVSKAYTTGRKKRSAKKSVDSCVQTDDEDQDEWEAQTRNRQSRPRTARGDRAGQSDMSLKAHTEISIQTDTEGNIRIDSRLELSDSENTSPKKRPTPLEIGQSPNLKGDSSTLQAPPKSLNVLYSPISPCISPSKSLEFVSYEKSLGDTSPQKLRGSTDPSKTSPASPRGPKAMQRSMSDPKPMSPTGEERATFGTQYGDNGKGSGGTPTGTQKKVKRTLPNPPSEDESTTSGQTATTTGSARRRMCRNSNMARAKILQDIDRELDLVERESSKLRKRQAELDEEEKEIDAKLRYLEMGINRRKDVLLIEREKRERAYLQSVAEDRDYMSDSEVSNIRETRGGLGSGEDEEIESHGLERPRTAPQSELDEFVPPQTKHEYGKYSQYQYNQSQYQQSLYQTPQSYQSHSLYSSVPSLTSSQQQSYHQMLLLQQKAARQAALLSELDATRYDVISRQPDPTSSAYLGVTYDKYGNHLDLRALDVGSIARSPMSTVSDSYYTDVDPHTPRSYMLLEDAAELAKGSTGMSSSYSLAERELAKAEKLLRRSAADLGSTDYLGSTSRLHTFGKTPDEEDTMEEPYELKLLKQQLKQEFRRSTGGTENLEQLTGLSQHYYTPSSSLSSYSQRHYPKSDKYSISRLTLEKQAAKQLPASMVYQKHKAPLIDPKISSKYSSITDNRGLETDYNSYLGSTSASVRSSRLSQDEITFGLRKNIAEQQKYLGSTLGANLAGSLNLGQSLGLDSAYPSGSRSRPSSRPTSCYGLDLSIKRDPSSSSLRLKGDGETSGDVPSYQTPSGRTKPTSLPIVQSGRGRLPIVAQNSEEESPLSPVGQPMGMARASAGPLPPISADSRDQFGSCLSLQDSQQQQHIREEPTRGRGYVLLDDLQGTMSDSEALSDSLMALNRDDATNAYHLRREETEWFDKPRDGRSENGQEKRQGKGLYYPFPHLRVKLLRDPKDRSVSGNGLGIRVVGGKEVPGSNGDIGAYVAKVLPDGAAEQTGKILEGMQVLEWSGVPLTGKTYEEVQGLVGQPCSEAEVCVRLDLNMLAESDGSDHLDFQEHSKGDRPPRSPGVDPKQLAAELQKVSQQQGPNSTSSSGLPPTTSATSSPGQPGSPSVSKKRHSSKTAEGMKTQSHPISGEIQLQIHYDKQLGNLIVHVLQARSLALRDNNDYSDPFVKVYLLPGRGQVMVVQNASAENKRRSKTAGKSLNPEWNQTVIYKNVCVCQLRKKTLEVSVWDYDKCSSNDFLGEVLIDLSNTVQLDNVPRWLLLKEQSEGDHHRRSHSGQGRHGSSKTSSQHSSPKTTGSAAHDNQDSPKSSVIKSRSHGIFPDPAKDTQVPTIEKSHSSPGTSKPSPSEGQSQSRGQSQHSRSHGASRSSKSVARQHHRDGGVATGDAPQQQLPPQRLQPTRSSYRSSDAPVTAASLDSGLSGSAYSLLDEEGEMNEVDSAIFQVPRLGKIPNGTDEMKSSMGHGDTEGKSQVMGEIKIALKKEIKTEGEQLVLEVLQCRNITYKFKSPDHLPDLYVKLYVVNIATQKRIIKKKTRVCRHDREPSFNETFRFCMNPAGHSLQLFLVSNAGKFVKKTLIGEAYVWLDKVDLRKRVVSWHKLLASTAQIHS